Part of the Bacteroidota bacterium genome is shown below.
CGTTTACAGGTTAAGCACCAACCGTTGTTACCAAACATACAAGCAATTGTGTGTGGGAGTACGAAGATGAAAATTTACGCTCTTAACCTGTTCTTAAAAAATTGAATATCAATGCTTAACTAAATTATATACAGATGAAACTAATCGCAAAAATTATTACAGGGATTATCGCAGTGGCAATTGCTGGCTGCAACATTTACACTGCAACCTATTCCAATTATGACAGGAGTGTGGACTTCACAAAGTATAAAACCTTTGCCTGGCTGCCCGACAGCGGAATAGTCACAAAAAAAGATTCTTTCACAAATACTCCTTATGACAATGACATAATCCGCAACAACACAAAAAATTATATCATTCATTGTTTAGGTGAACGCGGATACCGCGTGCAGGTTGACACCCCGGATGTATTGGTACAGTTGGTCTTGCTCAATGAAAAAAAGGAACGCATCGTTTCGTACAATTATTCTCCTTCCTACTATTATTCATACTATCCCAACTATTATAATCACTATTACTACCCCTATTACTATCCCTATTATGACTATTATACTTATTACGGGTGGGGATTGCGTAGTAGTTATTACGGTTATACTTCTACATACAAAGAAACTTATGTAAAGGGGACGATTATCATTAACATGTTCGACAGGAAATTAAAAAAACTTGTATGGACGGGAAGCGCGGAGGGAGATATTTATGACCCTGCTTATATTATGGAAGAGGTGCATCCTGCTGTGCATAGCATTATGAAAAGTTTCCCCATCGAACCATTGAAGAAACCTAAAAAAGGAAAAGATAAAAATGGTGTAAAAAATGGAAATCTCCTATCGAAAAATCAAAGCAAATGAGCGTATGATTTTAAAAACTCTGCTTTTTTGTCCGGCATTGTTCTGCACATTCATTGCAATGAACCTTTCAGCGCAAACTTCAGCGCAGGTTTACAAAACAGTTGAAGGAAGCGTTGGAATAATCGGGGCATACAAGGGAGAAAAGATTCTGGCTTCGAGCCACCACTTGTT
Proteins encoded:
- a CDS encoding DUF4136 domain-containing protein, with amino-acid sequence MKLIAKIITGIIAVAIAGCNIYTATYSNYDRSVDFTKYKTFAWLPDSGIVTKKDSFTNTPYDNDIIRNNTKNYIIHCLGERGYRVQVDTPDVLVQLVLLNEKKERIVSYNYSPSYYYSYYPNYYNHYYYPYYYPYYDYYTYYGWGLRSSYYGYTSTYKETYVKGTIIINMFDRKLKKLVWTGSAEGDIYDPAYIMEEVHPAVHSIMKSFPIEPLKKPKKGKDKNGVKNGNLLSKNQSK